The genomic DNA ctttgctttTAGCAGACACCAAACTCAGCCCCTCACCAATCTCCTCTTGGCTCCGTAGGGGCAACAATTCAGCCTTTCCCACCACTCTTTCCCAGTTCTCTTTACAGGACATTTTGCTGGACCTAGGTGCGTCTTTCAACCTTACACCAAGGTGGAACAACACCTTCCTGCCTTTCTCCTGCACCAAAAGCCAGCAAGCAAAGACTCAGCACCTGCACAGGACCTGCTTAGGGTTTGGTGGTTCATGGTGACTTCTGAACGagaggaacagaaaacagaaccatCCTCCTCTGACATATTCCAACACAACCAAAACCCCAAACAACACCACGTTTACCTGTTTTCTACACATTTTccacctctccctgctgcagtaAACCCTCACGAACCCTAAATATCACACTGAAGAGCATTGGATTTATGGATCTGAAACCACGTTCATGAAACGAACTCCCTGAGAATCTCCCAAGCAGCAGATTAGGCATAAAAATTCAGATTAGCATCGTAAGCAGGTTGGGAATGGCTCGAGTCTGCAGATACAGGATGCTCTGGAGGAAAATAGGCTGTGGTAGTATGACAGTGCTGAGAAAAGGGGAAGTTTAGGGGTTAACATGATGGAGGAACCTGCTAGGAGCAGGAGCGTGGCTGCAGCACGCATTGTGCATGCTTCTACAGGCACTCATTTGCTGCTTAACTGCAAGTCCAGGGTCTTGCTGCAATGCAGCTCCCGCTTTCCACAGTGCAGCAATGAGCCCACAGTGCAGTTTGTTGGTGAGCAGCATGCAGGATTGAATCACCACCATGCACCCACTTCAACGTGACTTCCCTTGTGGGtttgaaattttgcttttaaaagaaaaggagcagcaaCAGAGCCCTGTCTGGAGACCATTAGTGTGGTGCAGCATCCCAGCATTCTTGCACAAAGCAGAGGTGGATGAAGATTATTAGGACATCTCCCCCTTCCTCCCATCCAGTGTGGGACTTATTCCCTAGGGCTACATTCCCAATCTGCTATTTATGGACCTGagtttgcagagctgctcttaAACAGGACACGTGCAACTTCCCATAGGGAATCCAACCCAACTCAGacaagcagagagcagcaatTGGAGCTGTAACCCGCTGCTGCACGCTATCAACCTGCATCGAGTCCCAGGCCCTATTCCATCCCCCCCATAGAGATGCTCAGTGCCACTGGGTATGGCATCACCCAGGCTGTGCCTCCCTCTTTTTCtcccatgtttttcttctgcgAGAATTCCCAGCTGGCTCCTGTCATAAATAAGATCAGAGACAGAAAACTAATACAGTCCCCTGATGCATTATTCATCCTCGGCACTCGTTTTAGGATGGATTTACGACAGCTAATACATGCAAACTAAGTTTAGGtacaaaatctgaaaattaaagGTAAGAGgttttttgtcattgtttttttgtttgtttgtctgtttgttttaaatagagATGACTATCCCTATGTGAACATCCCTGCTCACATAGCTACAAGAAAACTGTCCCAAAAGGGGCACAGGGGGTGGTGACGATGCTGGGTTCTCCTGAGGTACCTGAGCACAGAGGGTGGAGGCATCAAGGACGGTGACCTGGTTGGCACAGCTGGCCCATAGGGTCTCATCCAGCATCAAGAGCGCTCGCACAGGGCTGGTGCCCacaggcaggcaggtaggctGCTCAGTCAGGTCCCACAGCCCCActagagcagagcacagagaccAAGACTCAAAAACAGGGGGAAACAATAGATATTTTCACATAAGCCCAACTGCAGCATGTGCAAAGAAATGCTAGCACTGAGCTTCCTTACTGCACAAATGCGTCCCCTTTGGGTGCTGGGgtcacctcctgcagcctcaAATCTCAATACCATCACTGGGAACACAGGTCTGAGCTCTGCCCCAATCCCAAAGAAGTCACATGAACAGCAGTCAAGCCTGGGACAAGTGGTCTCCCTTCCATcatttgcatgaaaaataaaggatggGGCAGTGTGCACAGGCAACAGACTCCCCCAGTttgcagcacccagagctgggGATGCTTTGCTGCTATGCAAACATCCCCtggcagctgcacacagccacagctgcacagccacCTGCAATGCTTGGGCACAGGAATTGTTGTTGCCCCCTCCCCGCCcaccttgttttttgttttgtttttcatttgttttgactCCTAAACTGCTACTCCAGAGTTCATTCATCTGGGGCCAAACTGAATTGTCTCAGTGAAAGAGAACCAATCTGGGTTCCCATGAACTCACCACAACCAATGGGTAACTGCCTTGCTTTCAAGTGGGCAATCTATTTCCACTGCAATTTTAAAACCATATACTCAGGATCCAAGAATTTAAAGAGCCCTGAGGctgtcacagctctgctcccagcagcaggacttTGCTACCAAGCAAAGCATGCTGTAGGTGGGCTCTACTCACTGCTATTTCAGGAAACCTTTGCTCTAATGAAGCCACACAGCAAATTTGCAGAAGGTAGGgagaagatattaaaaaagaaaaaacacaaccctGCTAGCAGCTTTTTGCCTTTCACATGCATTTGTGCAATGAAGGGGAAATCAAATCCACGCTATTCACTAGCTTGCACACTTAAGTGAGAAAGTGGGGTGCAGAGGTGCTTATATACACACTATAAGCAGCTTTGGTGCTACTTGCTGCAGGTTGTGAGCTAacaagtttggttttttttccccagatcaGAGTGCTATTTGAGGCCCTTTTCTACCCTCTAGTGATGAAGCggagaaaaacagcagggaAATGACTCCCAGGAAGTCCTCAGATACCACCCTCAAAGCaaaatctctgctgctgcatctccCCCTTGTTGGCCACTGAGACCACACTACAGGGCCCAAATTGAGCCCTATTCATTATGCCAATGCAAAATGCCATCTCCCACCATCACTCAGGGTTGCAAAACAGGATGAAATAGTGCAAAAATGGTGCTTCCAGCACTATTTTAGCAACCAGCACACTCAATACATCCCACTCCCCATTCCTGGAGCGTCACAGCAAAGCACGAACAGGGTTGCTCTCCTCACCATTGTTCCTCGGGTATGCGGCCACTGtcccatcctgcagccctgcaaacaggtgctcagagctgtgcttcagGCAGAGGACTGGCTGCAAGCCAGGGCTCTTGCAGGTCAGCAGGCACTGCGTCCCCGTGTCCACGCTGCTGTACACTGCGATACtaatgggaaaaatgcaagagcaggaagagcagcaggtgCTGGCGGTCATTGCTTCAAAATTTTGGTGCAGAGCTCCTTTGCAGTAATTGCATACAGAAGAGGGTTGCAGGAGCAGTGGATGCACAATCGCACACCCCCACATATGCACAACTGCACACTGGTGCTCACCTGCCGTCCCGCAGTCCCAAGCAAACAGTGGGATGCAGAGTTGCAGggggctgctcagcacctgCCCGGGGCTCTTCGGTCCCCTCCGTGTCCCCCTCAGCTGCCTCGGGGATGTACTCCATACACAGCACTGGCGATGCCACTGGGAAGGATTTTACCGTCCGTGGCACTGAGCGATTGAGGGAGAAGATCTCCACTTGTCCCCCTGCACCTGCCTGGCCACCCCCAACCTGTGGGGATCACAACAAGTTTTAGCACCTTGAGGATGGAAATAACCCAAACCTAATGTTTTTTGGCCCAGTTTGCTCACCCAGAGGTAGCCCTGCGGCAATGAGgtgctgacagcagagaaaCCCAACAGTGAGGATTGCACAGGGTTGTGCACTGCAGCGCTGAGCTGTAGGAGACACATGCATTTACCCCACACATGCCCGAAAAATCAAAACCTGACTGCAGTCCAAGCTtgtatttcttccatttgtcCCCTAGACTGTATCAATTTCTGACAAGCAACATGGTCACCCCCTCCCACAACCTGTCCACCATGGGATTTCAGTCTATTACCACCAAAAagggagcaggaggggaaaGAGCTATATGGCAGATGAACAATGCTTTTACCTGCAGATCGAGGGCTTTGGAGGAAAAGGCAGGCATGTGGCAGGAAAGAATGGGGCACCAGAAGGGAGCTTTGCTCTTCTTGTCTTCATCGGGACAGAGCCAGCCCGGCTGGTTCTCCTCCCCTGTGGTGAGCAGAGTAGATTAAGGACAGCCCCAAAATAAGCATGATTGGGTACAGCAAGAGATGCAACATCACCCACCCCAACACCAGCCTTTGGGATGCCGCAAGAAGCCACATCCATGGTGCGCATCCCAGCATCTTCTCCAGCTCTTGCCCAAGCAACCACATTAAGCAGCATCAACACCCCCTACTCACTCACCCCCACAAACCATGACAAATATGGAAGGAAAAACCTAATGCATTTCTTCACATCAGgttttaatgtgttttcatttcaaactcaTGGATACAGGATTATCCCCCAGGCaacacagattaaaaacaacataaaCTGCTCAAAACAAGGGAAtcaaaaatcatttgaaatcGTGTTTGAGTGCTTGGATTCCCCCTGGGCTGGAATAATATTTCTGCcgttaaactttttttttttttttttgctgcagtgatTCATGGTGTTAAATAGGAAGAGAGACATGGAGGTATCAGGAGGAAGGACTCTTCCCTTATTATTTGCCCTATTTCATtaggaaacagaacaaagacagCAACAAAGACAGCATATGACCATATCACCAAGCATCCCAGAGACACCACtcaaaagcactgaaacaaaacattttgaggAAGGAAATGCCATTTCCCCCTTCCAACCAAATGCTTCTTCCAGCACCTTCATCCCACCTCGTACCCTGCTCCCACTCATTCACCAGGATGCAACCCCTTCTCTGCCCccagattttgtttttagaagcaATATCACTCCAACAGGTACTCACGCAGCCCAATCTTGGCCAGGTGAAGGCAATTGACCCAGGAGATCTTGCTCAGAGGATTTGGAGTGATGAAGACCACCATGACACTGATGGGGCGGCCAGACCTGTACGGAAAAGTCAGTAGGTTGCCTtcatccttctcctcctcctctctgcagcGGAGGTAGCATCAGGGAAAGCCCCGTCTATCCCCAGAATTGGGAACCCACTTGTCCGGCTTGCCAGGCAGCAGGAGACGGAGGCGGCACTTGTTGGCAGAGTGGATCTCTTCCTCCTTCACCTTCATCATCCTCTGCAGGGCCAAGCACCAGTCTTGGGCCACTGTCATGTTCAGGTTctgagggagagagaggaatgGTGGAAATACCTCCAGAAGCCCAAATCCCCAGGATCCATCTGCAAGTCAGCTGAGGAGCTCAGGaaccacccacccacccaccaaACCACTGAATGACCTGGGTTGtgagggaccttaaaggtcatccagttctAGCAAGATCATTTAAGGAGGAGCGACAGATATCCATGGGGCTAGCACAGAGCATTCAAACGAgcgccctgcagctcctcaagtCAAGTCTTAGCAGGTTCTCTCCTAAAACAGCAAGAGATGTGCCCCCAGAATGGCAGTGCTTGTGTCCCCCAGAATGGTGGGAGCTGTACCAAAGAGCTGGCATTTTGGTACCTGGTAGGTGCCATGCAGCGTGCTGATGAGCAAGGTGATCTGTTCCACCACTGCCAGGTCCTTCTGTaggtcctgcagctcctggaaaaGCCGCGGTGGCCCCAGGTAGACTTTatcttgggagaaaaaaaaagaaaaagggagaaatgcagGATTGGAAGTAATGTTGCCCATACACCCCAAAAAATCATGTGGCTTGGGGCCAGGTGCTCACTGTGCGAGGCCGGCCCAGTGGGTGCGTGCTTCTTGGCACCAGCGTTGTGGATGACCACATTGTCCTTGTCGTAGGCACCGCTCTCCTGCCCCACTTCCACCACCTGCACCTGCGGGAGGGCCGTGCTCCACTTCACCACATATTTGGGGCCCAGTGGCACCAGGCTGCTAATTTCCAGCTGGCCTCTGCCAAGGGAGGATGTGAAATAGCAAATCAATCGGCAGCTGGTGTTGCTAGTCCTGCAAACCCCACTGGATCCCCCCTGCAAAAAGCAGATGGTGAGCACAGCTTGCAAAACCATGACGTGCACTGGCACATGCCTTCACCCCCATACACAGGGCACAAACACAGCAAGCCACACTTAATGCCTACCTTGGGTTCACTGGCCTGGACAGGGGggaaaaatgttaataaaaatgcattactaGGGGCAAGAAGAGGGTTTATCCCTTACCCTTAGCAGCACCAATCCACAAGACCCCAAAACCCAGGGAGCTCCCATAGGATCATTGCACAGATGCTCAACACAAGGATTTGAGGGCAAAATAGCCCCAAATTTAGGCTTCCTCCTCCAAAGCAAGGCTAAACAGTTTGGGGGTGTACAATCATCAAATATACAATTAGCAGAGTGGCGTGGCTAGGCTGGTATTTCACAGGTCGTACATCTAGAAGGATTATCACAGTGGAAAGAGATAATCAACAATAAATGAAAATCCTCACCCATATCCTAGGCTCACAGAAAAACAATCCAaagggagggatctccagaaagagacccttcctcagtggcagtcagcccttaaatggggtctgagaggtgcagccaggctccaccccttctgatcacacagctgaatcacTTTCACCTGTGCGCCAGCAGCTGACTCAGTGCTTacctcaggtgatcagaggttcaggccgtgattcaaCTGTTCCTATACACAGGGCAAGGCTAGCAAAACCCTTTAAGCCCAAAATAAaagtggggaaggggagaggtgCTGATGGGATCACTTTCGCTAAGTGGCTTGGGGCTGCTGGCACGTACTTGAAGTTGATGTTGGCGCAGACCAACATGTCATTGAGGAGGAAAACCTTCCGCTCCTTGGACTTGATGAGCTGCCCCCGGTCGCCATACACCGTCTCTGTCAGCGTCtcacagagcaggagctgccgCTGCCCTGagttcagcagctgcaggaggataCAGCAGGAAAGGGGCTCAGCCCCAGAGCTCGTGTGGTTCTTGCCCTGCAATTTGGGCTGCATTGGGTTTGTGCAATGATTCTCCCTTTCCTAGGGGCACGCACAGCTCCAAGCTCTGCAGAAATGCCTGTGCAAAATGCTCACTGTACAACACATGCGCACAACACCCCAGTGCAATGCCTGGGCAAAATGTTCCAGCtttgcacagcacagacccTTTGCACCACAGTGCAACCTCTTTGCATGTGAATTCCACTCTGCCAAGAGCAAAGAGTCCTCAACATGACCCTTCTGCAGCCCCCTTTGGGATTTGTTTTGTCCTCTGTCCCTAAATGCTGGACCCTGGGCCAGGCTGCAGAGGCCACCACGTGCTCCTAGCACAGCCCAGGATGTGTTGCAATGGTTTGGTGCAGGGTTCTCCACCAACAGTTGCAAAATCAAGCAGATGGATAGAGGGGAGGAGACTACAGATGAAAATTTCCTGAGTCGCAGacttattttttgcttttgctaaaTGCTATTGTGAAAACAAGAGCTCGGCTTCCCCAAAAGGGGAGCCCCAAACTTCACCACTTCTGCAAACACCAATCAAAGGGGATAGCTGCAAACCCAGCCCCTAAAACTCCCATTGCAAGGGAATGGGGAAGAGGAGCAAGGCTGAAACACGCACCTTACTGAGGCTGCTGCGGTCACTGATGcttttgctgagctgctggatcTCAGCCACCTGGTCAGCCACACGTTTCTGCTCGTTGAGCTTCTCAGCCAATGTCTCCAGCTCAGTGAGAGCCAGCTGGAGGGACAGGCGGTCCGCATGGCCCTTGGGGGTGTTCTTCAGCATGTCCTGGGGAGAGACAATCATCAGCACAGTGTCACCAGCTTCAACAAGCTGCGATGGAGGAAAACCCCCCGCTGGGATAGCGGAAGTCCCAAAGGCGCTTCCCACAAGCCCCAAGCAGGCTGCCAACCCCAAAAGCCCATTGCTGAGCCACCCTGAAGTATTGTGCCTGCCAAAGTGGGGTGCAAAGCATGGCGTCACCCATACCTGTAGGAGAAGGATGAACTGGGGGAACCTCTGGATAGGTTTCACCATCAGCCCATAAAGCGTCACGCGATCAGTGCTGGCCATCTGCCGCTTCTACTGGGAGtaaagttaaaattaaaaaaggggaGGGGTTCATCCAAAATGGTGACCAGCAGCTGCATGTGCCCACATTTGGGACCCACTGACCTTAAGGAAGTCGAGGAAGGCAGGTTTGGTGAGACAAGCCTTCTTGATAAGGGACATGGCAGTGGTGAAGTTGTTGACATAGTCACTGTAGACATCCAGCACCATTGACTTGGAGAACTTTGTGAAAGGGAAGAAGGGCTGTGAGGCACCCTAAAATGGGGCTATGGGTGCTTATGCTGGGAGTACCCATGGAGGATGCATCACTTCAATCCTCCAACCCCATTGCTGGGAAGGGGCACTCAACTCTCCTCCTACCGAGGCCACAAAGAGGTCCCCAATCTTCTCAGCAGAGTCCCACTCAGCCACGCGGGAGGAGAGGGCGATCTGGAACATGGAGTGGCACTGCAGAATCTCCTTCAGGCGGAAAAACACCACCTGGCATTTCCTGGCGCTCAGCACTTTGGGCTCCATCTCCATCAGCGGGTTCCTGTAATCCTACAGTAACCAGCAGAACATCAGCATCCCCCAAACCCCTCCAACACTCCTAAAAACACTCCCCCAAAGGTGGGTTCCCCACCTGCAGGATGCGCTTCAGGGATTCCACATAGCTGCGCTCACTCTGCACAATGGAGCTCAGAATGTGTCGCCGCACCACCTGCAAAtaaatggggaaggggaaaacaaaCCCCATGCAGAAGTGACCCCAGATACACTGCTTCGTGCTCACTCACttgtaaaattattattttgagatGCTCAAAGGGAAGGTGAAGGAGGTGCCCATCCAGCACCCACCTGCTGGGGGCTGAGCCCTGTGGGCATGGGGCCAAGTTCGGGCGGTGGGTGCTTCACGTCGGAGACGGTGACCTCCAGGAAACCTGTGTCCTCCTCCTCTGAATCTCCTACcaccaaaaagcaaaacaaaataaacttatttcacatttttcttgcaaGCTTCTTGGTGCTGAGCACACCCCCACTCTAGAAGGAGGCATGCTGTGATGCTCCAGGGGCTCTGACAAGGTTTACAGCTGCCGGCACTGCCTGTCTCAAGCACTGCAGCTGTCACCAGACACCAG from Lagopus muta isolate bLagMut1 chromosome 21, bLagMut1 primary, whole genome shotgun sequence includes the following:
- the ARHGEF10L gene encoding rho guanine nucleotide exchange factor 10-like protein isoform X6, which produces MLVLRRGGGKHPAWPLGATSNALGSSLPKLGKEKGHPGGSALPSGYLYAQGWERGAGGWGGRSGAGGCSMWKRKLSLPHDTVIRSPSSSSVASASGDSEEEDTGFLEVTVSDVKHPPPELGPMPTGLSPQQVVRRHILSSIVQSERSYVESLKRILQDYRNPLMEMEPKVLSARKCQVVFFRLKEILQCHSMFQIALSSRVAEWDSAEKIGDLFVASFSKSMVLDVYSDYVNNFTTAMSLIKKACLTKPAFLDFLKKRQMASTDRVTLYGLMVKPIQRFPQFILLLQDMLKNTPKGHADRLSLQLALTELETLAEKLNEQKRVADQVAEIQQLSKSISDRSSLSKLLNSGQRQLLLCETLTETVYGDRGQLIKSKERKVFLLNDMLVCANINFKPVNPRGQLEISSLVPLGPKYVVKWSTALPQVQVVEVGQESGAYDKDNVVIHNAGAKKHAPTGPASHNKVYLGPPRLFQELQDLQKDLAVVEQITLLISTLHGTYQNLNMTVAQDWCLALQRMMKVKEEEIHSANKCRLRLLLPGKPDKSGRPISVMVVFITPNPLSKISWVNCLHLAKIGLREENQPGWLCPDEDKKSKAPFWCPILSCHMPAFSSKALDLQLSAAVHNPVQSSLLGFSAVSTSLPQGYLWVGGGQAGAGGQVEIFSLNRSVPRTVKSFPVASPVLCMEYIPEAAEGDTEGTEEPRAGAEQPPATLHPTVCLGLRDGSIAVYSSVDTGTQCLLTCKSPGLQPVLCLKHSSEHLFAGLQDGTVAAYPRNNVGLWDLTEQPTCLPVGTSPVRALLMLDETLWASCANQVTVLDASTLCAQQTFEAHPDTEASVTHMIKAGSGVWMAFSSGSSIRLFHTETLEHLQEINIATRTTFVLPGQRHVRVTSLLICQGLLWVGTDQGIIVLLPVPRLEGIPKITGKGMVSLNGHGGPVDFLAVALSTLAPDVLKGDQEEEEGGEEKPSELDGPPPREMRKKGILLQYRLRSTSHLPGQLLSVRDAPAGTVTPEHTEEDGSIYEMADDPDVWVRSRPCARDAPRKEISSVAIISGGRGYRNFNSEPQRRGGDADSTLLIWQLPLML
- the ARHGEF10L gene encoding rho guanine nucleotide exchange factor 10-like protein isoform X4; the protein is MKQERLREGPRWRVWTPCAMASSQLPPCPTVGTVLASQPLSELPPGEEDLGEAFDFEDSDEEEDEDSATEPSRGAVLQAPPRRHRATSCSTEGLVPDTQEGLPERVSNGEACEDPHDIKTQNWKRKSGHQGDRFEFTAAEDDVIYDDVPCENLDANHDGRSLIYEDVQRGEELGWSSSEFESYSEESGEESKPEAEPAKHRAAFQPKLSPDLNRLKETYARTKRDILALRVGGKDMQELKQKYDWKMTQLMKAAKSGTKDGLEKTKIAVMRKVTFLHRKEVPGDSEEEDTGFLEVTVSDVKHPPPELGPMPTGLSPQQVVRRHILSSIVQSERSYVESLKRILQDYRNPLMEMEPKVLSARKCQVVFFRLKEILQCHSMFQIALSSRVAEWDSAEKIGDLFVASFSKSMVLDVYSDYVNNFTTAMSLIKKACLTKPAFLDFLKKRQMASTDRVTLYGLMVKPIQRFPQFILLLQDMLKNTPKGHADRLSLQLALTELETLAEKLNEQKRVADQVAEIQQLSKSISDRSSLSKLLNSGQRQLLLCETLTETVYGDRGQLIKSKERKVFLLNDMLVCANINFKGQLEISSLVPLGPKYVVKWSTALPQVQVVEVGQESGAYDKDNVVIHNAGAKKHAPTGPASHNKVYLGPPRLFQELQDLQKDLAVVEQITLLISTLHGTYQNLNMTVAQDWCLALQRMMKVKEEEIHSANKCRLRLLLPGKPDKSGRPISVMVVFITPNPLSKISWVNCLHLAKIGLREENQPGWLCPDEDKKSKAPFWCPILSCHMPAFSSKALDLQLSAAVHNPVQSSLLGFSAVSTSLPQGYLWVGGGQAGAGGQVEIFSLNRSVPRTVKSFPVASPVLCMEYIPEAAEGDTEGTEEPRAGAEQPPATLHPTVCLGLRDGSIAVYSSVDTGTQCLLTCKSPGLQPVLCLKHSSEHLFAGLQDGTVAAYPRNNVGLWDLTEQPTCLPVGTSPVRALLMLDETLWASCANQVTVLDASTLCAQQTFEAHPDTEASVTHMIKAGSGVWMAFSSGSSIRLFHTETLEHLQEINIATRTTFVLPGQRHVRVTSLLICQGLLWVGTDQGIIVLLPVPRLEGIPKITGKGMVSLNGHGGPVDFLAVALSTLAPDVLKGDQEEEEGGEEKPSELDGPPPREMRKKGILLQYRLRSTSHLPGQLLSVRDAPAGTVTPEHTEEDGSIYEMADDPDVWVRSRPCARDAPRKEISSVAIISGGRGYRNFNSEPQRRGGDADSTLLIWQLPLML
- the ARHGEF10L gene encoding rho guanine nucleotide exchange factor 10-like protein isoform X7, whose product is MLVLRRGGGKHPAWPLGATSNALGSSLPKLGKEKGHPGGSALPSGYLYAQGWERGAGGWGGRSGAGGCSMWKRKLSLPHDTVIRSPSSSSVASASGDSEEEDTGFLEVTVSDVKHPPPELGPMPTGLSPQQVVRRHILSSIVQSERSYVESLKRILQDYRNPLMEMEPKVLSARKCQVVFFRLKEILQCHSMFQIALSSRVAEWDSAEKIGDLFVASFSKSMVLDVYSDYVNNFTTAMSLIKKACLTKPAFLDFLKKRQMASTDRVTLYGLMVKPIQRFPQFILLLQDMLKNTPKGHADRLSLQLALTELETLAEKLNEQKRVADQVAEIQQLSKSISDRSSLSKLLNSGQRQLLLCETLTETVYGDRGQLIKSKERKVFLLNDMLVCANINFKGQLEISSLVPLGPKYVVKWSTALPQVQVVEVGQESGAYDKDNVVIHNAGAKKHAPTGPASHNKVYLGPPRLFQELQDLQKDLAVVEQITLLISTLHGTYQNLNMTVAQDWCLALQRMMKVKEEEIHSANKCRLRLLLPGKPDKSGRPISVMVVFITPNPLSKISWVNCLHLAKIGLREENQPGWLCPDEDKKSKAPFWCPILSCHMPAFSSKALDLQLSAAVHNPVQSSLLGFSAVSTSLPQGYLWVGGGQAGAGGQVEIFSLNRSVPRTVKSFPVASPVLCMEYIPEAAEGDTEGTEEPRAGAEQPPATLHPTVCLGLRDGSIAVYSSVDTGTQCLLTCKSPGLQPVLCLKHSSEHLFAGLQDGTVAAYPRNNVGLWDLTEQPTCLPVGTSPVRALLMLDETLWASCANQVTVLDASTLCAQQTFEAHPDTEASVTHMIKAGSGVWMAFSSGSSIRLFHTETLEHLQEINIATRTTFVLPGQRHVRVTSLLICQGLLWVGTDQGIIVLLPVPRLEGIPKITGKGMVSLNGHGGPVDFLAVALSTLAPDVLKGDQEEEEGGEEKPSELDGPPPREMRKKGILLQYRLRSTSHLPGQLLSVRDAPAGTVTPEHTEEDGSIYEMADDPDVWVRSRPCARDAPRKEISSVAIISGGRGYRNFNSEPQRRGGDADSTLLIWQLPLML
- the ARHGEF10L gene encoding rho guanine nucleotide exchange factor 10-like protein isoform X2, translating into MASSQLPPCPTVGTVLASQPLSELPPGEEDLGEAFDFEDSDEEEDEDSATEPSRGAVLQAPPRRHRATSCSTEGLVPDTQEGLPERVSNGEACEDPHDIKTQNWKRKSGHQGDRFEFTAAEDDVIYDDVPCENLDANHDGRSLIYEDVQRGEELGWSSSEFESYSEESGEESKPEAEPAKHRAAFQPKLSPDLNRLKETYARTKRDILALRVGGKDMQELKQKYDWKMTQLMKAAKSGTKDGLEKTKIAVMRKVTFLHRKEVPGDGEHRRRVKEAEKLLPPTPGISRGSLEHCGRGDSEEEDTGFLEVTVSDVKHPPPELGPMPTGLSPQQVVRRHILSSIVQSERSYVESLKRILQDYRNPLMEMEPKVLSARKCQVVFFRLKEILQCHSMFQIALSSRVAEWDSAEKIGDLFVASFSKSMVLDVYSDYVNNFTTAMSLIKKACLTKPAFLDFLKKRQMASTDRVTLYGLMVKPIQRFPQFILLLQDMLKNTPKGHADRLSLQLALTELETLAEKLNEQKRVADQVAEIQQLSKSISDRSSLSKLLNSGQRQLLLCETLTETVYGDRGQLIKSKERKVFLLNDMLVCANINFKPVNPRGQLEISSLVPLGPKYVVKWSTALPQVQVVEVGQESGAYDKDNVVIHNAGAKKHAPTGPASHNKVYLGPPRLFQELQDLQKDLAVVEQITLLISTLHGTYQNLNMTVAQDWCLALQRMMKVKEEEIHSANKCRLRLLLPGKPDKSGRPISVMVVFITPNPLSKISWVNCLHLAKIGLREENQPGWLCPDEDKKSKAPFWCPILSCHMPAFSSKALDLQLSAAVHNPVQSSLLGFSAVSTSLPQGYLWVGGGQAGAGGQVEIFSLNRSVPRTVKSFPVASPVLCMEYIPEAAEGDTEGTEEPRAGAEQPPATLHPTVCLGLRDGSIAVYSSVDTGTQCLLTCKSPGLQPVLCLKHSSEHLFAGLQDGTVAAYPRNNVGLWDLTEQPTCLPVGTSPVRALLMLDETLWASCANQVTVLDASTLCAQQTFEAHPDTEASVTHMIKAGSGVWMAFSSGSSIRLFHTETLEHLQEINIATRTTFVLPGQRHVRVTSLLICQGLLWVGTDQGIIVLLPVPRLEGIPKITGKGMVSLNGHGGPVDFLAVALSTLAPDVLKGDQEEEEGGEEKPSELDGPPPREMRKKGILLQYRLRSTSHLPGQLLSVRDAPAGTVTPEHTEEDGSIYEMADDPDVWVRSRPCARDAPRKEISSVAIISGGRGYRNFNSEPQRRGGDADSTLLIWQLPLML
- the ARHGEF10L gene encoding rho guanine nucleotide exchange factor 10-like protein isoform X5, with protein sequence MKQERLREGPRWRVWTPCAMASSQLPPCPTVGTVLASQPLSELPPGEEDLGEAFDFEDSDEEEDEDSATEPSRGAVLQAPPRRHRATSCSTEGLVPDTQEGLPERVSNGEACEDPHDIKTQNWKRKSGHQGDRFEFTAAEDDVIYDDVPCENLDANHDGRSLIYEDVQRGEELGWSSSEFESYSEESGEESKPEAEPAKHRAAFQPKMTQLMKAAKSGTKDGLEKTKIAVMRKVTFLHRKEVPGDSEEEDTGFLEVTVSDVKHPPPELGPMPTGLSPQQVVRRHILSSIVQSERSYVESLKRILQDYRNPLMEMEPKVLSARKCQVVFFRLKEILQCHSMFQIALSSRVAEWDSAEKIGDLFVASFSKSMVLDVYSDYVNNFTTAMSLIKKACLTKPAFLDFLKKRQMASTDRVTLYGLMVKPIQRFPQFILLLQDMLKNTPKGHADRLSLQLALTELETLAEKLNEQKRVADQVAEIQQLSKSISDRSSLSKLLNSGQRQLLLCETLTETVYGDRGQLIKSKERKVFLLNDMLVCANINFKGQLEISSLVPLGPKYVVKWSTALPQVQVVEVGQESGAYDKDNVVIHNAGAKKHAPTGPASHNKVYLGPPRLFQELQDLQKDLAVVEQITLLISTLHGTYQNLNMTVAQDWCLALQRMMKVKEEEIHSANKCRLRLLLPGKPDKSGRPISVMVVFITPNPLSKISWVNCLHLAKIGLREENQPGWLCPDEDKKSKAPFWCPILSCHMPAFSSKALDLQLSAAVHNPVQSSLLGFSAVSTSLPQGYLWVGGGQAGAGGQVEIFSLNRSVPRTVKSFPVASPVLCMEYIPEAAEGDTEGTEEPRAGAEQPPATLHPTVCLGLRDGSIAVYSSVDTGTQCLLTCKSPGLQPVLCLKHSSEHLFAGLQDGTVAAYPRNNVGLWDLTEQPTCLPVGTSPVRALLMLDETLWASCANQVTVLDASTLCAQQTFEAHPDTEASVTHMIKAGSGVWMAFSSGSSIRLFHTETLEHLQEINIATRTTFVLPGQRHVRVTSLLICQGLLWVGTDQGIIVLLPVPRLEGIPKITGKGMVSLNGHGGPVDFLAVALSTLAPDVLKGDQEEEEGGEEKPSELDGPPPREMRKKGILLQYRLRSTSHLPGQLLSVRDAPAGTVTPEHTEEDGSIYEMADDPDVWVRSRPCARDAPRKEISSVAIISGGRGYRNFNSEPQRRGGDADSTLLIWQLPLML